Proteins from a genomic interval of Pelagicoccus enzymogenes:
- a CDS encoding ATP-binding protein has product MGSSGNTIESLGPEADYRFQSARAITVDRSGAAWAMFSNSLAKILMDSPLTAIDERNYDWDLISTTDKHLVLDVVINLIKNATESIAHLPPPKRGKSLLAAAPYPPSGIAISISDNGSGVDPETQSQLFTHGFTTKPDGHGFGLHGSTNAIKSAGGKLSLESAGPNQGATATITLPR; this is encoded by the coding sequence TTGGGCAGCTCTGGAAACACCATCGAGTCCCTCGGACCTGAAGCCGACTACCGTTTTCAAAGCGCTCGCGCAATTACGGTAGACCGATCCGGAGCCGCCTGGGCCATGTTCAGTAACTCGCTGGCAAAGATTCTGATGGACTCCCCTCTCACTGCCATCGACGAGCGCAATTACGACTGGGACCTTATTTCGACCACCGACAAGCACCTGGTCCTCGACGTCGTCATAAACCTGATCAAGAACGCGACCGAATCCATCGCGCACCTTCCCCCCCCCAAGAGAGGCAAATCGCTTTTAGCTGCCGCGCCATACCCCCCAAGCGGAATCGCTATTTCGATCTCAGACAATGGCTCCGGCGTCGATCCGGAAACTCAGTCACAGCTTTTCACACACGGCTTCACCACCAAACCCGATGGACACGGGTTCGGACTCCACGGGAGCACCAACGCGATAAAAAGCGCCGGAGGGAAACTGAGTCTGGAGAGCGCGGGGCCAAACCAAGGAGCTACCGCCACGATCACTCTCCCGCGCTAG
- a CDS encoding adenosine kinase — MAKKYNIYGMGNALVDIVTEVEDAFFSKNEIEKGVMTLVDEARQSALVSAIDLDAADKQCGGSAANSIIGAAQFGARTFYSCKVANDELGQFYLTDLKANGADTNLSADALPEGITGKCLVMTTPDAERTMNTFLGVTATYSTEQIDEAALADSEYLYIEGYLVTSPNGVEAMKAAKAKAESLGVKTALTFSDPAMVKYFGDAMKDVIGTGIDLLFCNEEEAMTYTGTESVPAAVQALKATAKQFVITLGPDGALVWDGQNEIKIAPVPTEAVDTNGAGDLFAGAFLYGITNGLSHAEAGALASRASSAVVSKFGPRLSKAQAQALL; from the coding sequence CTCCAAGAATGAAATCGAAAAGGGAGTCATGACTCTCGTCGACGAAGCCCGCCAGAGCGCCCTGGTATCCGCAATCGATCTCGATGCGGCCGACAAGCAATGCGGCGGTTCCGCCGCCAACTCCATTATCGGCGCCGCCCAGTTCGGAGCACGCACCTTTTACAGCTGCAAGGTCGCCAACGACGAACTTGGCCAGTTCTACCTCACCGACCTGAAGGCCAACGGCGCCGACACCAACCTCTCCGCCGACGCCCTCCCCGAAGGCATCACCGGCAAGTGCCTCGTCATGACCACCCCGGACGCGGAACGCACCATGAACACCTTCCTCGGTGTCACCGCTACCTACTCCACCGAGCAAATCGACGAAGCGGCCCTTGCGGACTCCGAATACCTCTACATCGAAGGCTACCTCGTCACCTCTCCCAATGGAGTCGAAGCCATGAAGGCCGCGAAAGCCAAGGCAGAGTCCCTCGGCGTCAAGACAGCCCTCACCTTCTCCGATCCCGCCATGGTCAAGTACTTCGGCGACGCCATGAAGGACGTTATCGGGACCGGAATCGACCTGCTCTTCTGCAACGAGGAGGAAGCCATGACCTACACCGGAACCGAGAGCGTTCCGGCAGCCGTCCAAGCCTTGAAAGCAACTGCTAAACAGTTCGTGATCACCCTCGGCCCCGACGGAGCGCTCGTTTGGGACGGTCAAAACGAGATTAAGATCGCGCCCGTTCCCACCGAAGCCGTCGATACCAACGGTGCGGGCGACCTTTTCGCAGGGGCCTTCCTCTACGGCATCACCAACGGCCTCAGCCACGCAGAAGCAGGAGCTCTCGCCAGCCGAGCCTCCTCCGCGGTGGTGTCGAAATTCGGACCCCGACTCAGCAAGGCCCAAGCGCAAGCCCTCCTGTAA
- a CDS encoding NAD(P)/FAD-dependent oxidoreductase: MPSTQNLERKTVAIAGAGAAGYFAAINVAEADPEAEVHLFESSRRTLTKVSISGGGRCNVTHSCFDPRELVSYYPRGGKELRGAFHQWQPQDTVDWFQSRGVALKTEADGRMFPTTDDSQTIVDCLTQAAQSAGVKLHLRTGVSSVRRQSEERFELTLSNAETLIATHFLIATGGGQKNAGHTLATSLGHSISDLAPSLFTFHIDHPLLKDLQGLSLPSVQVSYPPAKLQQAGPIVFTHWGLSGPGILKLSAWGARVFSELDYQCELKVNWFGGSKPETIRQSLETAKRQNARKALVSINPFDFPRRFWERLLDFVSISPDTQWAQLSKKALNQLVETITSTSLQANGKSMNKEEFVTCGGVTLKEVDFKTLQSRIVPNLYFAGEVLDIDGVTGGFNFQAAWTTSRVAALHIAHGA, translated from the coding sequence ATGCCGTCCACGCAAAACCTTGAACGAAAGACCGTCGCCATTGCCGGGGCCGGAGCAGCCGGCTACTTCGCCGCCATCAACGTAGCCGAGGCAGATCCAGAGGCAGAGGTGCATCTCTTCGAGTCCTCGCGACGCACCCTCACGAAAGTCTCCATATCCGGAGGCGGGCGATGCAATGTAACTCACAGCTGTTTCGATCCCCGGGAGCTCGTCAGCTACTACCCCCGTGGAGGCAAGGAACTCCGCGGAGCGTTCCACCAATGGCAACCTCAGGACACCGTCGACTGGTTCCAATCCCGCGGCGTAGCCCTTAAGACCGAAGCCGATGGTCGCATGTTTCCCACTACCGACGATTCCCAGACCATCGTCGACTGCCTCACCCAAGCCGCGCAAAGCGCAGGAGTGAAGCTTCACCTCAGAACTGGCGTATCCAGCGTACGCCGACAAAGCGAAGAGCGATTCGAGCTCACGCTTTCCAACGCCGAAACCTTAATTGCGACCCACTTCTTGATCGCCACCGGAGGCGGACAAAAAAACGCCGGCCACACTCTGGCCACAAGCCTCGGCCACAGCATTTCCGACCTCGCGCCTTCCCTCTTCACTTTCCATATCGACCACCCGCTGCTCAAAGACCTGCAAGGCCTTTCCCTTCCCAGCGTCCAAGTCTCCTACCCTCCCGCTAAGCTTCAACAAGCGGGTCCCATCGTATTCACCCACTGGGGACTCAGCGGACCAGGCATCCTGAAACTATCCGCTTGGGGAGCTCGCGTTTTCAGCGAGCTCGACTACCAATGCGAGCTCAAGGTCAACTGGTTCGGCGGAAGCAAACCTGAGACCATTCGCCAATCGCTCGAGACTGCGAAGCGACAAAACGCTCGCAAAGCCTTGGTGAGCATCAACCCCTTCGACTTTCCGCGGCGATTCTGGGAGCGGCTTCTCGATTTCGTATCCATTTCCCCTGACACTCAATGGGCTCAACTATCCAAAAAGGCGCTCAACCAACTCGTTGAAACGATCACGTCCACCTCCCTGCAAGCCAACGGCAAGAGCATGAACAAAGAGGAATTCGTTACCTGCGGCGGCGTCACGCTAAAAGAAGTCGACTTCAAGACCCTGCAAAGCCGCATCGTACCCAATCTCTATTTCGCGGGCGAAGTGCTCGACATCGACGGCGTAACCGGTGGCTTCAACTTTCAAGCTGCCTGGACCACCTCAAGGGTAGCTGCCCTGCATATCGCTCATGGCGCGTAA
- a CDS encoding sensor histidine kinase yields the protein MSTIIIAIFTFLDAPNPQDTPGFEIAFGARILGVVASIAGLLKIRRAYDSQKDESFIFVCGLLIVSHLVISNSIYREGLISIAAWDIAAIFAIYALAPIRFHYQAALALTLTLGSLILWIFVAVPQLNFVASISTPIAYIAANCFGITLSLNLNRIQRQEFQHLEAEKQLRADLEKTMATRDQLFSVIAHDLRGPIGALSEIGKLLDSINPIEIRKREELTNLLCVGSRASFELLDNLLNWALSETGGIEPKIQRLDLQNAIESNIDLLAGSASNKNIRLTTDSSQGLAVQADPKMLNTILRNLIANAIKFTRKGGEIKILQRLGEDNTVKITIEDNGIGIAPNRLGQLFNLGFDDTEDGTAGEQGSNLGLRIVSDFTKKQNGRIEVASKPNQGTKITLTFPLSPDLQGDAAARTAAFPSS from the coding sequence ATGTCGACGATCATCATCGCGATATTCACCTTTCTCGATGCCCCCAATCCACAAGATACTCCCGGCTTCGAAATCGCGTTCGGAGCCCGGATCCTCGGAGTCGTCGCCTCGATCGCCGGTCTCCTCAAAATCAGACGCGCCTACGACTCCCAAAAAGACGAGTCCTTCATATTCGTTTGTGGACTGCTGATCGTAAGCCACTTGGTCATCTCCAACTCCATCTATCGCGAAGGCCTAATCTCCATCGCCGCCTGGGACATCGCAGCCATCTTTGCCATCTACGCCTTGGCGCCCATCCGCTTCCACTACCAAGCCGCCCTCGCTCTGACCCTGACCCTTGGCTCCCTCATCCTGTGGATATTCGTTGCCGTTCCCCAGCTCAATTTCGTCGCGAGCATCTCTACCCCGATCGCCTACATCGCCGCCAATTGCTTCGGCATCACGCTTTCGCTCAACCTCAATCGCATCCAACGCCAAGAATTCCAACACCTCGAGGCGGAGAAGCAACTGCGAGCCGACCTGGAAAAAACCATGGCTACTCGCGACCAGCTCTTTTCGGTCATCGCCCACGATCTGCGAGGCCCCATCGGGGCCTTGAGCGAAATCGGCAAGCTTCTCGACTCCATAAATCCCATCGAAATTAGAAAGCGAGAGGAGCTCACCAACCTTCTTTGCGTCGGCTCCCGCGCCAGTTTCGAGCTGCTCGACAACCTCCTCAATTGGGCCCTCTCCGAAACCGGAGGCATCGAGCCAAAAATCCAAAGGCTGGATCTGCAAAACGCGATCGAGTCGAACATCGACCTGCTCGCCGGCAGCGCCAGCAACAAGAATATCCGCCTGACAACCGACAGCAGCCAAGGACTCGCCGTCCAAGCGGATCCCAAGATGTTGAATACCATCCTGCGCAACCTCATAGCCAACGCCATCAAGTTCACCCGCAAGGGCGGGGAGATAAAGATCCTGCAACGCCTCGGCGAGGACAATACCGTGAAAATCACGATCGAGGACAACGGGATCGGAATCGCCCCCAACCGGCTAGGCCAGCTGTTCAACCTCGGCTTCGACGATACCGAAGACGGCACAGCCGGCGAACAAGGCTCCAACTTGGGCCTGAGGATCGTATCCGACTTCACCAAAAAGCAAAACGGACGGATCGAGGTCGCCAGCAAGCCCAACCAAGGCACCAAAATCACACTCACCTTTCCCCTGTCTCCCGACCTCCAAGGCGATGCCGCAGCAAGAACAGCTGCCTTTCCAAGCTCATAA
- a CDS encoding carboxypeptidase M32, with protein MTPLEALSQKQKRIQSLESIAGLLGWDEQTLLPQDSADQRQDQNATMAAIIHEAKTDPEIGKLLEQIEALPHGPDDTGIQAVLRDARIEYDRATKLPASYVEQHARLCSEAYHAWAAARKNNDFSAFAPYLKRHLELAKEGADYLGWGDRPYDLQIDFHDPGMDAQTIGTLFSGLKKELVPIVQQIIEAPTQARTDIFKGFPIPEQKTFLEEVTASLGFNYKRGRIDISLHPFCSGNGADTRMTTRFDEDNPLDSLFSSIHETGHGLYEQGLPLESLHNALGKAAGMGAHESQSRLWENQVCRSRSFWNHYEPKFRSAFPKQLEGISSDELYLAINSVSKNPIRVDSDEVTYNLHIVIRFEIEKKLFSGELRVEDLPDYWNSQYKELLGIDPRNDAEGVLQDVHWSGGAFGYFPSYCLGNMLAAQLWYTVAEEHSDLELDFEKGDFSRLLSWLRKNVHAHGARYHLMELSKKATGKELSHTSLIRYLKERYLPLYT; from the coding sequence ATGACTCCACTCGAAGCCCTTTCGCAGAAGCAAAAAAGAATCCAATCACTCGAAAGCATCGCCGGCCTGCTGGGCTGGGACGAACAAACGCTCCTTCCCCAAGACAGCGCCGACCAACGCCAGGACCAAAACGCGACCATGGCCGCGATCATCCATGAGGCCAAGACCGACCCCGAAATAGGCAAACTTCTCGAACAAATCGAGGCGCTTCCCCATGGTCCCGACGATACAGGAATCCAAGCGGTCCTGCGTGACGCCCGCATCGAATACGACCGCGCCACCAAGCTTCCGGCTTCCTACGTGGAGCAGCACGCTCGCCTCTGCTCCGAGGCATACCACGCTTGGGCTGCAGCCCGAAAAAACAACGACTTCTCAGCCTTCGCTCCCTACCTCAAGAGGCACCTCGAGTTGGCCAAGGAAGGTGCCGACTACCTTGGCTGGGGCGACCGTCCCTACGACCTGCAGATCGACTTCCACGATCCCGGCATGGACGCCCAAACGATCGGCACCCTATTCTCCGGGCTCAAAAAAGAACTCGTTCCCATCGTCCAACAAATAATCGAAGCTCCCACCCAAGCCCGTACGGACATTTTCAAAGGGTTCCCCATCCCCGAACAAAAAACCTTCCTCGAGGAGGTCACAGCCTCTCTCGGCTTCAACTACAAGCGAGGACGCATCGACATCTCCCTCCATCCCTTCTGCAGCGGAAACGGAGCCGACACCCGCATGACCACCCGCTTCGATGAGGACAACCCGCTCGATTCCCTCTTCTCCTCCATCCACGAAACAGGGCACGGACTGTACGAACAAGGACTTCCCCTCGAGTCCTTGCACAACGCCCTCGGTAAAGCTGCGGGCATGGGCGCCCACGAATCGCAAAGCCGCCTATGGGAAAACCAAGTCTGCCGCTCCCGCTCCTTCTGGAATCACTACGAACCAAAATTCCGATCCGCCTTCCCCAAGCAGCTCGAAGGGATCTCCTCCGACGAGCTTTACCTCGCCATCAACTCTGTAAGCAAAAATCCGATACGCGTAGATTCGGATGAGGTAACGTACAACCTCCACATCGTCATTCGCTTCGAAATCGAAAAGAAGCTATTCTCCGGCGAACTGCGAGTTGAGGATTTGCCCGACTATTGGAATAGCCAATACAAGGAACTGCTGGGCATAGACCCTCGCAACGATGCCGAGGGAGTCTTGCAAGACGTCCATTGGTCTGGCGGAGCCTTTGGCTACTTCCCCAGCTATTGCCTCGGAAACATGCTCGCGGCCCAGCTTTGGTACACCGTAGCCGAAGAACATTCGGATCTCGAACTGGACTTCGAAAAAGGCGACTTCTCTCGACTCCTATCTTGGCTACGCAAAAACGTTCACGCCCACGGAGCTCGCTACCACTTGATGGAACTGAGCAAGAAAGCGACCGGCAAGGAATTGTCCCACACCTCCCTGATTCGCTACTTGAAAGAACGATACCTTCCTCTCTACACCTAG
- a CDS encoding VanZ family protein, with translation MLSAYSIKSGPTAPIINLSWRDKVDHFCVYGLLAVLVFQALPERVQGTKRWLIAFVAVSAFGLWDETLQHFNPARTGDPLDWLADSLGALTAVVICAAFPSAQKWATWNCLTLFPKRVNRN, from the coding sequence ATGCTATCAGCCTATTCCATCAAAAGCGGTCCCACCGCCCCCATCATCAACTTAAGCTGGAGGGACAAGGTCGACCACTTTTGCGTCTACGGGTTACTCGCCGTCTTGGTCTTCCAAGCCCTCCCAGAGAGGGTCCAAGGCACCAAGAGGTGGCTGATCGCGTTCGTTGCCGTGAGCGCTTTCGGACTATGGGACGAAACCCTTCAGCACTTCAATCCCGCACGCACCGGAGACCCTCTCGATTGGCTGGCCGACAGCTTGGGCGCCCTGACCGCTGTCGTGATATGCGCCGCATTTCCGAGCGCGCAAAAGTGGGCGACTTGGAACTGTCTGACCTTGTTCCCGAAGCGGGTTAACCGTAATTGA